AGATGGCCCGCAAGAATCGTACTCACAATAGAGAAGATAAAAACCGGTACTAACCACCATTTCCTGTCGGGAGAATTTAATCTGTCAAGACAATATAGAATTAACGGCAGCCAGATGACTGACTGAACCACCATATTCGTTTCCAGCCAGGAGATGAAGAAACCGCAACCTACCCAAGCGATAGTCCCCAAAACTGCCGAACTTGGTGAAAGTTTCAAATTTCGAAGAAAAATTGCCATGAACAGACCACCCAAAATAGTTTGTAATATTACCTGGATTGACCAGGTTGTCGGAAAATCAGCCAGCCAATAGACGAAGTTAAGCGAATAGAACGGCGCTGACTGCAAATTGGCCATCAGGGGATAACCGGAAAAGGAATAAGGATTCCATAAAGGCAAATGGCCTTGTTTAAGCTGCTCGATAGCCAATTGCCGCCAGGGATATTCCTGTCGCACAGCATCCGTGATCAGAGAATTTTTGAACGGAATTCCGTTGGGGTACTGATCAGAAAAAGCATCTCGCCAGGGATAATATAACCCCACAATCGTATCGGCCGGAATCGGCAAGCGCCCGCCAAAAATAAACGGGCGGTAGACTGCAAAAATATATACCAGAAAAACCAGAACTGGCCAAAATTTTAAGAACCGCATAGCTCTTCCAGCTGATCAAAAAATTTTTCCTTACTAAAAAGTTTTGCCCGCTGCTGGGCAGCTATCGCCAATCTTTGTCTAAGATCAGAATTATTTATAAGAGCTAGAGTTTGGGCTTTCAGATCATCTTTCTGCTTCCAAAAATACCCGGAAATTCCGTCTTCAACAATTTCCAGCTGTCCGCCGCCACCGAAAACCACAGGTACTGCTCCCGCAGCCATCGCCTCGACTGTTGTCATTCCAAAATGCTCTGCCCGATCGGGAAATTTTTCCAGATCTTCCCCAAAGCCGGCCGCATGCCAATAGATTTTTGCCTCAGAATAATATTTTTGCAGCGTTTTGAAATCACTGTCAGTAATAATCTCAATGTTGGAACCTTTGGCTTTCTGCTTTAGCAAGGAAATCTCATTTGCACTCTCGGAAGCTACCCCGCCGATTAGCACCAGTTTCCACTTCTTCAAATTCATTTCCTTAAAGACTTCGATCATTATTTCTTGTTTCTTGGGATTGCTGGGGGCAAAAAATCTGCCCACCGATAAAATGATCTCTGATTTGGGGCCGGGAGAAAACTTTTCGATATCTACGGGTGGGTACAAGATACTGCTGTTAAGGCCATAAGTTTTATCAATATAACCCTTAGTGTACCGTGAATTACAAACGACATCGCTGAAGCGGGTCAATTTTAACCTATTCAGCAATGTTTTTTGATTTGAATAATTAAAAGGCACCTGAAAATGAAGAATGTTTTTTTTGGCAAAGGTTACCGGGATGCTGCCGTCAGAAAGAAAAAAAATCAGATCATACTGGCTTGTCCGCCATATCTTTTCCGGTAAAGTTGTGCGGGAAAAAAATATATCGCTAATAAACCTGGCCTTGGACAAATCGAGGTCAAATCTTTTTTGTAGGACTTGGCAGTCACGGTCGCCATTCCAAAAAATATCAACATGATGGCCTTGGTTCAGAAAATATTGCGCTGCAGTCAGAAAATAGCGTTCTCCCCCGCCGAGAGTATCGAGGTAGGGACTGAACAGTCCCACCTTCATAAGGTTCCCTCCAGAATTTTCCTGTCAAGCTCTTCGTAGGTATCTTTAAGCGACGGTTTTCTTTGCATTTCCCAAAGTTTGGCGTAAACAATAAACAACGAAAATGATTGAAATATGCCGTCAATCCAGCCCTCAGTTCCCTGGCGCCATCCCTGATATTTTACTAGCCGGGAATAAAACTCCGTTAAAAATACTCTTACCAGCCGCCATCCAACCACCTTTGGATGATTGGCTGCCAGACGCAGCCGGGCTTCGCGTTCAGAAAAATTAATGGTCTTTTCCATCATTGAAAAAATATCGCGATGGGTCAGGTGATACAGGGGGGCCTCCAATTTCCCAATCTCCCCGCTTACTTTTGACGATTCATGAATTACTCCCGTCCAACCTTCTAAACGATCTTTTTTAAAAAGTCTGGTGACATAGTCTGGATAGCGGTCACCAAACTTCACTTCTTTTCCCAAAAAGAAATTCACCCGGCGTAGTTCATAAGCGTCTGATCGCGGCGACTCCAGCTCTTTTAGAATCTCTTTTTGTAAAGCCAGAGATACTCTTTCATCAGCGTCGATAAAAAGGACCCAATCACTGGTTGCCTTCTCTTTGCCCAAATTATGCATTTCGGAGAAATCCTTAGAAGCAGTTCTATAAATCTTCTTCGTGTATTTCCGGGCAATTTCCAGTGTTTTTTCAGTGGCTCCGTTATCGACAACAATAACTTCGTCAGCAAAATGAACACTCTTTAGACACGCCTCGAGATAGTGTTCTTCCTCCGGCCAGAAAGTAAAAACGACGGCTGAAAGTTTAACGCTCATATATCACAGCTTCACTATTTTCAAAAACGGTGTGTAACTGATATTTATCTTTAATTCTACCAAACTCGGGCACTTCGTTGCGTCGCAGAAAAACATAACCAAAATCTGCTTTAACCGGTTCAGGACCAAACTCTTTTATAATGTGGTTTTTGCCGGCTGCCGTGTCTAAACCAACTTGGAACGGAAAAAATTCACCGGAATAGACTGTCCGCCGCCAGGCTAAAGCACTAAACCAAAGCGTTCCCAAATTCAGTTTTGTCGGAGCAACCAAAAAAATGGCCTCTGTTGGCGTTTGGGCGCGAATGTAGTTAACCGCGGCTACTTCCTGAGCGGTTATAGCCACTTGATTTCCGCGCATTGGACCATCGATGGTTTGGCGCACTTCACTGCGGTCATAATTAAGATACACGCCCCGCGAGAGCAACTCTCTTTTATCTAACCCCAGAAAAATTGCCACCAAAACAAGAAGCGTTAAAACTTTGACGGCCTTATTATTAACACGGTCTAAAACGGCAAAAACAAAAACCGTAAAGCAAATGCCCAGAAATAAGGTGAAATATGGTGTGAACTGGACAATATCAAACGGCTTTTTTCCCTGATTAAAAAAGAGAGGAATAGCAAAAGAAGCCAGACCACTAAAGAAAAGAAAAGCACGAGACGAGGCTGTTCTTTGCCAATTTCTAAGCGCAGAAATTAATGGTAACAACCCAATAATCCGCAACCCAAGACTTCCGAAAAGATAAATAATGAAGGCTTCTAAATATAATCGGGTTAAAGTTAACCAGTTCCCAAAATGTTTAGCCGTCTCTAGATGCTGAGTAAAACTGATAAGATAAAGCCGTTCATAATCTCCCATCAGCCTTTCGAGCAGCCAAAAAGGAGCCACCTGGATACCGACCGCCGAACCGTCCAGATTAAGTTTCACCCAGGTCAGCATTCCACCTAAACCAATTAATATTGCCAAAACAGCAAAAATATCTTTCTTTTTAAACCAGAACCAACCCGCTCCAAAAACTGCCCCAATAGCAAAAACCACCCCACCATGAGCTTTTATGCCGAAAGAAGCCGCCAAAAGAATCGCAAAGACTAACATCTGCCATTTTCTTCCGGACTTCTCGTATGCCGCCAAAAGAAGAAACAGCGACAAAAAAACTATTAGGCTTAAGACCCCCTGAGGATTAATCATCATGTCGTAAATCTGATCAGTCATAAAGACATTGTTCGTTCCCCGCATTGTCAAGACTCCCAAGCTGGTGGCAAAAACAGAAAAGAAAATAGAAAATGTGGCCGCCCAGGGGTTTTTCGTCAAGACTAATGTAGTTAGATAAATTACTAGAGACAACAGAAGCGCCAGAATAATCGGGGCAAACCGGTAATACAGATCCAGGTAAGAAATACCCGTCACCTTTACGGCAGCGGCCAAGGCAGTGTCATACAAATAGTGGTAATTCTTAAGAGGGACTCCGCCGTATGCAAAATCGGTCGGGGGAAAACGAGATTGCATTTCCCCAATTAGGGATAGGTGAACTCCGGCGTCATAATAGGTGGCTCCGGCGTCAAAGAGAATATTCCCCAGATTATCAACAACTCCGCTTCGCCATAAGGGAGTAACCATGACCAAAACGACTGCAAGGCTGAAAAGAATAGCTAAAAGTCGGTGTTTCATGCCGGAAAGCAGCCTTTACCAAAATTAATTGTCAAAAAATCTTTAACTCCCTTTTTTTGCCAGGGCCTTCCGGAAAAAAGAAATCCGATAGCCTGCCGACCCAAGGCAATTTTGGATTTAAGAGGAGCATATAAAAGGCCAAACAGCAGTCTATTCCGGGTCGTATAGTAGTCATGAAGGTCTGACCCTGCACCTGAAGATCCAGCGTTTTTGTGCCAGACAACCGCAGTGGGAACATACCAAAGTTCGAAACCTGCTCTGAGGGCTCGCAGACAAAAGTCACTTTCCTCAAAATAAAGGAAATATTTTTCGTCTAACAGTCCGATTTTCTCAAAAACTTCTCTTGTCACTAACATTGCTGTTCCGGTGACCGCTCCGGTCTTTTCTTCTTGGGCATATTGATTAATGTCCACTTCATCTACTCCCCGATGTTTAGTCATCACGTTATTCCAGTCAATCTCCCCACCGGCCCACCAGAGAACTTTCCCCAGCTCGGATTTTTTATATTTTTCTTTATGAAATTCATATCCCGGAGCAAAATAAATCTTTGCCCCAAAAATGCCGCCACTCGGGTGTCTTTGGGCAGCAATCACTAACTCCTGTAAGCAATGCGGATCAACCACAGTATCGTTGTTTAAAATCCAAACATACTCGGCGCCATCTTCAAGTGCCCGTTTTATCCCGACATTGTTTCCTCCAGCGTACCCCAAATTTTTTTCGTTTTTAATGAAAATAAAGTCCCACTTAGATTTGTATCCGGAAAAATCATCTTCACTGGCGTTGTCTACTATAATTAATGAGAGATCAATATCTCTAACCTTCAGTTTTTCCAATGACGCCAAACACTCCCCGGTCATAGCGGCATTTTTAACGTGGAGTACCACAACGGAGATTTTAGTCATTAAAGCCGATTTTTTCGGAGATAACATAGGTCGGGCGCTGCTTAACTTCATCGTATATCCGGCCCAAATATTCTCCGATAACTCCCAAAATAAGCAGCTGGATTCCACCGATAAATAGAGTGGAAACCAATGGTGACGCCCACCCTAAAACGGCCGTTCCTGCTACTAGTTTAGCGTATAAAACATCGACAATTACCAGGAAAGCAAAGATGGAAACGGCAAACCCGATATAAGTCGCCAGTCGAAGCGGCACATAGGAAAAAGAGAAAATTGCGTCAAAAGCCATTTTTGCCAGCTTTGCAAAATTCTGAGACTGCTTGCCAGCAAACCGCGGCGGTTTTTCATATTCCTGGCCCAACTGTTTAAAGCCTACCCAGGTGCGCAAGGCCGGAATAAAGCGGTTCCGTTCCGGAAGACTTAGCAGGGCTTCCACAACTGGCCGGCGCATCACCGCAAAAATTCCAACGTTGCGAGGAATGGTAATGGAGGACAATCGGCACATCAAAAAATAATAGAGACCAAACAAAAGTTTTCTTATCGGGGGATCACGACGGACTTTCGAAACGCCGTAGACCACATCATAGTCCTCAGCAATCTTTTCCAGCATTTTTCCCAAAACTTCCGGCGGATCTTGTAGGTCCGCATCAATTGTCGCAACCACTTCCCCCTTCGCTTGAGCCAGACCGGCCATAACCGCCGCCTGCTGGCCAAAGTTTCGTGACAAATTTATTACCTTAACTTTCTTGTCCTTACCGTTCAACTCTCGAAGAATTTCGGGAGATTTATCCCGGCTGGCATCATTAACAAAAATCAGTTCGTACTCTTTTCCTTGTTTGTCCAAAACTTCACGCAGTTGCTTATAGAGCTCTGTCAGATTTCCTTCTTCGTTGTAGACCGGGATGACAATAGAAGTCTGAACTTTGCTCATCGGAATCTCCTTTTTAACTTATGACTAAATAACTTCAGCGGATTTTTCGTATCTTTCATTTGCTCAGTAAAAAGCCAATATTTGTAGTCTCTGCTGCTTTGCAAAAACTGTCTATTACAATCATTCAAGGAAACGTCTCGCTGCCAAAAACCCTTCCTTTCCCATATTTTAGCGAAAGTTACCTCCATATAGAAAGCCATGAGAAGCGCTAAAACCAATCCATGCAGACCGTCTCTGTAACCCTGGCCAAAAAAATAGCGGCTTAAAAATTCATCAGTGGGCATTTTAATGGCATCTCTCCAGGTGATTTCTTTGCTTTCGGAAATTAATTTTTCCGCCTCCCGAGTCGTGTAACTGTCAAATCGCAACAAAAAGTCAGAAACCGTTACCCAATTGAGATGGAGAATAGCATTTTCCAGTTGGCCGATATTTCCGTCAACCTCCAGTTCTTCATGGACATGTTTGGCAGGAAACTTCGCCTTACCATTCTTAAAGAGCCGCAATTGCCAATCTGGGTACCACCGACTGTTCTCGATCCATTTGCCAAAAATAATATTTTTGCGGGGAACCCGGTAGGCTGTGGCTTGCGGGTCAGAAATTACTCTCCCTATTTCTTCCTGGAGCTCTGGCGTTATCCGTTCATCCGCATCGAGACTGAAAATCCAATCTCCAAGGCATTTTTCAAAGGCCAGGTTCATGTTCTTCTTCATGAGCGGCTGATTGGGAACAACGAAAACCTTTGCCTTCAGTTGTTTGGCAATTTTTACGGTATTGTCTGAAGAAGTACCGTCGACGACCACCACTTCATCGGCGAAGCGAGCGCTTTCCAAACATTCTTTGATATGTTTTTCTTCGTTAAAAGTGACAATAGCGATGGAAATTTTTGGTTTCATTTGCGATAAGCTTTAAGAAAAATTCCAAAATTCTCCATAATCTCTTTCCTGTCAATCATAAAAGAGACTCCCGCAAAGATTATAGCCCCAGTTATCCCGGCTAACAAAATTCCAACAATACCGGAAGCTACTCTTAAAATTAAAAACATTCCCAGGCCCATGACCACTGACGAAAAGGTAGGCTTCCAGATTGGCTTAACAAAGCTAAATTCAATGTGCCTTTTTAAGAGATATCCGGTATACACCACGGTTAGAGCGACCACAAACGAAGCCATAGAGATTCCAGTGAACCCAAATTTTCCAACCAGGACAATGGTAAAGCCCCAGGTTAGAGCAATCCATAAAATCATTAGGCCAAGAGTAGTTTTGACCCGGCCGGTAGCATCCAAAGCATTGACCAAAACATTAGAAATTGCCGACAACCCCGCTCCCAGGCAAAGAAAATAAAACGAGGGCAGAGCTGCTTCCCATTTAGCATACTTGGGAATGACATAAATTATCGGCTGGATTAGAAAAATCATCCCGGTCAGAATGGGAAAGAGGACAAAACTCACGGCAAAAAGCGATTTTTCAATTCCCTTGCGCAAGGTCTCTTGTTCATGCTGAACACGAGCATAGGCCGGAAAAGTTACCCGAGTCACACTGTCCACAATTAACCGGAAAGGGCTGTAGGCCCAACGCTGGGCCCAACCCCAATATCCTACGCCTTCCGTCCCCACCCAGCCGGTTAAAAAAACTGTCAGAAGATTATCTTTGATAACCGCCAAAACGCTTTTCCCCTGATAAGCAATGCCATACGACAGAAGCGCCCGGGCCTTATGTCTGGCTATGCCAAATCTCACCTTCCACGGCGATAAAATATAGTACAACGGCAGCCCGACAAGAGCTGAAACCAAAATGGCCCAGGAATAGGAATCAATTTCGAAGCCTCTGTAAGCCAAAACCACTACCAGGACATTAAAAACCGACGACTCGACGATTTGCGGAATGACCTGGACATCAAACGCCAGTTTCCGTTCCAGCAGCAAGGATGGCAGGGCTTTTAAGGAAGAAATAAATAGGGTTATTAAAAGAACATGATATAAAAATATGCCTTGAGAGTTTAGATGGGCATAGCCCGCGATATATCTGGTAACCAAGAATCCGACGACAACCGCCGCCGTGACCAAAATCTCCTGAATAGTAAATGTTGTCCGTAAGTCGTCTTCGTCAAGTTCTTCTTTTTTTTGAATTAAAGCCGCTCCCAACCCCACATCGGTAAAAATAGTAAAAATTTGCAGCAGAGCGTTGACGGCAATAAAAACACCAATTGCCGATGGGGACAAGAAAATCCCCAGAAAAAAGAAAGCCACCAAGGAAACAGCCTGCAATAAAACTGTCCGACCGATCAGGGCGACCACACTTCTAATGGTTTTTCCTTTGATATCTTCCAACTCCATAAATTCCGATTCCAAGGATAAACGCTAGAGAAATCGCGTTTCCCGCAACCCGCGGCCAGGTATTAGTAAATATACCATTAATAGTGTGGTTTCCGGCAGATATGTCAACCGTAATCAATTTATACGGATTGTCATCAGTAATAGGAACTTCTCGGCCGTCAACGGATATTTTCCAGCCGGGGAAATTGGTTATTTGCGGCTGAAAAACCGCATTGTCACTGAAATTGCCGGTCACAGAAAAACTGTCAGGATTCCAATAATTCACATTCACATTACCGTTATTAATTTCAAATTTCGAATTTCGAATTTCAAATTGATTAATATCCACCCACACTACCCCTTTATCATTGATGTAAGTCGCAACTCCTTTCGGCATAAATTCAAAAGACGACCCGCTGATGTCCCATTTGACATATTTATCCGTCAGTAGTTGGTTATCAGAAACCGGAATATAGCGTTGCGGGACAAAATATTTCCCCTGAACAAAAATTACCGCGGCGATCAGGGGAACGGCCAGCCAGAGTTTTTTACCAATAAACCCGGCCAGAAGAGCCGCAAACAAAACTACAAATTCCAGAAAGCGCCAGGGAAACTGCAGGTACCAAAGCGGGGAAATCCGGTCCCAAAGAAAACGGGAATAGTCGGTAGTCATGAAAAGCGAAAACGCCAGTAAAACCCATACTAAAAGCGCTTTTCTATTTCTCCAAAGCAAGGCAGCCACCAAGGAAACTAAAATTACTAACCAGGATATTTTTCCCAGCGCGAAAGACATTCCGTCAAAACAACCGGCCACCGAGCCGCCAAAACCCCAGGGACTGTTCCAAAGCTGCGCCGGACAGACAAAATGAATCTGATAGGAGGCTAGATTTTTAATCAGCAACTGGTCAACCAGAGTAAATTGCTTTTCCGCCAGTTCCGGCAACCAAAAAAAGGCGGTTAAACCAAAGGCAATAATCGGCGAAAGAAGAAGAGATTTCCGGCTGAAAACCAAAGCCCAGACGGCAAAGAAAACCATGTACGGCAGAAAAATGAGGTTGTGGGTAATCATTAACAATCCCAATAGGATCCCGGCCAAAACCGGGCGTTTTTTATAAACAGCTAAAAGAATTAGCGGCAGCCAAACAAAGGAGAAAAGTTCCGCTAAAGCGCCGCGGATATAGGCGTCAACAGCGTGATATGGGGCGTATAAATAAAATAACGCGGCAACTGTTCCTCCGGCTCTGCCAAAAAATTCCTTAGCCAAAAAGTACATTGCCAAAGCAGATCCCAAGAGAGCCGTGAACCAAACCAACTTGATCGAATCAATATATCCCAAACCTGTCAGGTGATAAATCTCTCCAAGGTAATAGGATAAGGGAGGATAAAAATTAAACAGCGGATAACCGTAGCCAAAACCCAAGTCTTCTACCCACCTGACGGGAAATTGTCCCCCTTTTAGGGCCTTATCCAACTGCTCAAGCCGAACCACCTGTTGATCGTCATGCATGGAAAAATAGCCGGGCGACAGGAGGGGTTTCCAGGTGAAATAGGAGAGGAAAAGAATTAGAATTACTGGAAGAAATGTGGCAACGCGTGAAAAAATTTTGGACACGAGTTCATTATACAAAATTACTTGTAGTTACCGCACTAACGACGATAGCTGTTCTTTTTTCTCCGAGACAAATATTGGCCACCGGAAACCAGCCTCACTACACTCTAATTATTAATCAAGTCCGCGGTTCGGAGTGTTACGATGCGGGAAATATTGATTTTCTAAAACAGCAACTGCAAACCTTGGAACAGAAGAACTTGCCAGCCACTTTTGCCGTGCGCTTTGACGCTTTGAATGACGGACAATATCTTTCGGTCCTTAACGATGCTAAAAATAAAGGTTTTGAAATGGCGGGGTTCCTGGAAATTACCCCACTTTTAGCCTCCGAAAGCGGGGTAGTTTATCATGGTGATGTCCAAAAATGGTATCAACCGGGAAATCTATATTTACTTGGCTACTCTCCCGATGACAGAAAGAAATTGATTGACACCTACATGGCCGGCTTCAAGAAAGCTTTTGGCGGTTTTCCAAAAACCACCGTTTCCTGGATTATCGATGCCTATTCGCTGCAATATTTAAGCGACAAATATCACATTCAGGCGCACGAAATAACCCGGGACCAGTGGGGAACCGACCGGCTCACTCTTTATGGCGGCCCTGAGCATTACCCTTATGTTCCCAGCCCCAATTGGCCAATAATTCCGGCCACCGGTAGCGCTGTCACTTCTCCGCTGATAATCCGTCAGACAATCTCTGATCCGGTGGAAAATTATGGCGATCCGACCAATTCTCACACTTCCCAGCCGAACGACTTTATGCGCCGAACGACGAACTTTGCTTATTTCCAATATCTTTTTGACCAAGCCCATGCCCAAGATTTAAACGACTACACGATTGCCGTTATTGGATTGGAAAACTCTATGGAGGCAAAATATCAGCAGATGTTTTCCTGGCAGCTCGAATATGTCAGCCAGTGGCGGAAAAAAGATTCAAATAATCAAGTTGTCACCGCGCAAAATTTTCCTTTCAACAAGAAGCAGCCATTATTTACTGTCTACGAGGGAAATATTTTTAAAGACCGCTCCTCACGAGCCTGGTGGATAAATACCAATGCCTACCGGATCCGCCTGCGCCTGGCTGGCGGCCGGTTATTTATCAGCGATTTACGAGTTTACGATTCGAACCTGATCGACCCTTACTCATCACGAACGGCAGTTGGAAGCGCCTCCTGGATTGTCCCCTTTATTGTGGACAGTTCACGCTGGCCTAACCATCTCCTTGATCCTATCCCTGATGATCAGAAATCGGCGGGTATTGAGTTAAGAAATAATATTACCGATGCCCAAAAATACTCCCTGGAAAAAGAAGGGGAGTATAAACTTGTCTTGTATGACGATGCATGTTGCCGTTGCCGTCTTTTCTCCTCAGTGGTTTGACTTGCCGGGCAAACAGACCATTTCCAAAGAAACGGTTAACAAAGATCCCGCCGCCTATCCGCTCTATCTTTCAAACCTGCCAATAGATCAAAATAAATCCTTTGTCTATGTTAACAACCGCTACGCTTTTGTCAGCCGCAATCCGGTCAGACTGATTTTTTATCCACGTGACGCTAATAACAACCCGGCAATAGCACAAATATCCGTTCAAACTAGCCCGCAAATCGAAAACATTCAAACCCGTGATCAAGATGATCTTGGCGGGGGAATAATAATTGACCTGCAAAACTCACATCCGCAGAAAACAGAAATAATAGTCCAAAGCGGCGGTGAAAATTTTACTCAGACTGTATATTTTGCCCCCAACTGCTCACGAAACCCGCTTTCCTGTCTTAGAAATCCTTGGTATTTCTGGTGGTATTTACATACAATTAAGCAAAAGTGAAGCGCTGGGTTTTCCTCATTATACTTATCGGATTTATTCTAAGAATTTACAACCTGGAAAAATTGGCAGGAATGGATTTTGATCAAGATGTTGCAGCGTGGTGGATTAAGCAGTTTTTGGTTGATCACAAAATTTCACTAATCGGCCAGGAAATTTCTGTCGGCGGTATATACATAGCTCCGTTATTTTTTTATTTCCTATCTATATTTTATTTTGTGTTTCGAATGGATCCCCTGGCGGCAAATATTGCGGTAAGTTTAATTTCGGTAATCACAATGGTGCTCATCTATAAAGTTGCCAAGTTATTATTTGACGAAAAGGTAGCGGTTATAGCCTTAATTATCTATGCTTTTTCTTTCCAGATAAATTTTTACGACCGGACGACTGCTCCTTCAAATTTAATAATGTTACTTAGCCTAACTGTCTTATACTTACTTCTTAACAAAAAGGGCTTATTGCTTGGCCCGGTCTTGGGACTTACTTTAAGTGTTTCACCCGCAGCAATGGTCCTAATACCCCAAAGTTTGTTTTTTCACTTCAAGAAAAAATTCATTATCCTTGCCATCATCGTTCTTTTTGCGTTCCCACTGATCTTCTTTGACATAAGGCACAACTTTATGGTGACAAAAAGAATTTTCCAACTGATATTTTCTGGACAGGCAAAAAACGAGAACTATTTCCTGCCAACGAAACTTATCACAAACATCATTACATTAGTTCAAAGCTTTCGCCAGCAAATTCTGCCGTTAATTATATATAACGATTTCGTTAATGCTTTACTTAATTTAGCTACGACAATTGTAATCACTATTAGTTTTATTAAATCCGGATTTTCCGCATTTCAAAGAAAAATACTTTTTGTTTGGATATTAGTTCCGCTGGCATTTTTTACTTTATACCCGTTCCATGTACCGGAATATTATTTTCTCTCGACATTTCCTGTGGCTATAATCTTCTTCGCCGCATTTTTATCCCGGATCGATTTCCGGATTATGACATTAATCATTACGGCATTTATGCTGACAAATACGTGGCAGATTGTCAGTAATAAATATGATTTCAGTATGTACTATAAAAAACAGGCAATTAAATATATTATTGATAAATCGGGTGGGCAACCATTTAAGGTAAACTACAATATTGTTGCCGGCCAAGATAATGGTTTCAAATATCTTTTCTATTGGTCCGGCCACGAGCCATCTATACAGGCTAAAGAGGAGTATATAATAACAGTGCCTTCATATATAGACGATGTGCCGGGAGAAGTGTTCGGAAAAATTAAAGTTACAACTAAGAATGAATAAAGACTGTCGTTTCTGTAAATCTAATTCGTTAACACTGCTTTTTTCTTCCACTAAAAAAGCCGGGGCAAAAAGAAAATATGAAGATTACGCCTGTACCAGTAATTCTTTTGGTATTCATGGCCCGATAGTAAAATGCCAAAACTGCCAAATTATTTATGTTGACGATGATTCTTCTCAAAAAGAAATCAGCACTTATTATGAACAATCAACAGACCCAACCTACTTCTCCGAGCAACAGGCCAGAAAAATAACTTTTGAAAAGTATCTGGCCAAACTTGAGAAGCAATATCCTCAAAAAGGGAAACTTCTGGACATCGGCACAAACACCGGACTTTTCGTAAAGTTGGCCTTAAACCATGGTTGGGAAGCCGCCGGCTTAGAACCAAATAAATGGGCTGTGGAGTATGCCAAGAAAAATTATAATATTTCCCTAATCAATAAACCGTT
The Patescibacteria group bacterium genome window above contains:
- a CDS encoding glycosyltransferase family 4 protein; the encoded protein is MKVGLFSPYLDTLGGGERYFLTAAQYFLNQGHHVDIFWNGDRDCQVLQKRFDLDLSKARFISDIFFSRTTLPEKIWRTSQYDLIFFLSDGSIPVTFAKKNILHFQVPFNYSNQKTLLNRLKLTRFSDVVCNSRYTKGYIDKTYGLNSSILYPPVDIEKFSPGPKSEIILSVGRFFAPSNPKKQEIMIEVFKEMNLKKWKLVLIGGVASESANEISLLKQKAKGSNIEIITDSDFKTLQKYYSEAKIYWHAAGFGEDLEKFPDRAEHFGMTTVEAMAAGAVPVVFGGGGQLEIVEDGISGYFWKQKDDLKAQTLALINNSDLRQRLAIAAQQRAKLFSKEKFFDQLEELCGS
- a CDS encoding glycosyltransferase family 2 protein; this translates as MSVKLSAVVFTFWPEEEHYLEACLKSVHFADEVIVVDNGATEKTLEIARKYTKKIYRTASKDFSEMHNLGKEKATSDWVLFIDADERVSLALQKEILKELESPRSDAYELRRVNFFLGKEVKFGDRYPDYVTRLFKKDRLEGWTGVIHESSKVSGEIGKLEAPLYHLTHRDIFSMMEKTINFSEREARLRLAANHPKVVGWRLVRVFLTEFYSRLVKYQGWRQGTEGWIDGIFQSFSLFIVYAKLWEMQRKPSLKDTYEELDRKILEGTL
- a CDS encoding glycosyltransferase family 2 protein — its product is MTKISVVVLHVKNAAMTGECLASLEKLKVRDIDLSLIIVDNASEDDFSGYKSKWDFIFIKNEKNLGYAGGNNVGIKRALEDGAEYVWILNNDTVVDPHCLQELVIAAQRHPSGGIFGAKIYFAPGYEFHKEKYKKSELGKVLWWAGGEIDWNNVMTKHRGVDEVDINQYAQEEKTGAVTGTAMLVTREVFEKIGLLDEKYFLYFEESDFCLRALRAGFELWYVPTAVVWHKNAGSSGAGSDLHDYYTTRNRLLFGLLYAPLKSKIALGRQAIGFLFSGRPWQKKGVKDFLTINFGKGCFPA
- a CDS encoding glycosyltransferase family 2 protein, giving the protein MSKVQTSIVIPVYNEEGNLTELYKQLREVLDKQGKEYELIFVNDASRDKSPEILRELNGKDKKVKVINLSRNFGQQAAVMAGLAQAKGEVVATIDADLQDPPEVLGKMLEKIAEDYDVVYGVSKVRRDPPIRKLLFGLYYFLMCRLSSITIPRNVGIFAVMRRPVVEALLSLPERNRFIPALRTWVGFKQLGQEYEKPPRFAGKQSQNFAKLAKMAFDAIFSFSYVPLRLATYIGFAVSIFAFLVIVDVLYAKLVAGTAVLGWASPLVSTLFIGGIQLLILGVIGEYLGRIYDEVKQRPTYVISEKIGFND
- a CDS encoding glycosyltransferase family 2 protein, which translates into the protein MKPKISIAIVTFNEEKHIKECLESARFADEVVVVDGTSSDNTVKIAKQLKAKVFVVPNQPLMKKNMNLAFEKCLGDWIFSLDADERITPELQEEIGRVISDPQATAYRVPRKNIIFGKWIENSRWYPDWQLRLFKNGKAKFPAKHVHEELEVDGNIGQLENAILHLNWVTVSDFLLRFDSYTTREAEKLISESKEITWRDAIKMPTDEFLSRYFFGQGYRDGLHGLVLALLMAFYMEVTFAKIWERKGFWQRDVSLNDCNRQFLQSSRDYKYWLFTEQMKDTKNPLKLFSHKLKRRFR
- a CDS encoding oligosaccharide flippase family protein; this encodes MELEDIKGKTIRSVVALIGRTVLLQAVSLVAFFFLGIFLSPSAIGVFIAVNALLQIFTIFTDVGLGAALIQKKEELDEDDLRTTFTIQEILVTAAVVVGFLVTRYIAGYAHLNSQGIFLYHVLLITLFISSLKALPSLLLERKLAFDVQVIPQIVESSVFNVLVVVLAYRGFEIDSYSWAILVSALVGLPLYYILSPWKVRFGIARHKARALLSYGIAYQGKSVLAVIKDNLLTVFLTGWVGTEGVGYWGWAQRWAYSPFRLIVDSVTRVTFPAYARVQHEQETLRKGIEKSLFAVSFVLFPILTGMIFLIQPIIYVIPKYAKWEAALPSFYFLCLGAGLSAISNVLVNALDATGRVKTTLGLMILWIALTWGFTIVLVGKFGFTGISMASFVVALTVVYTGYLLKRHIEFSFVKPIWKPTFSSVVMGLGMFLILRVASGIVGILLAGITGAIIFAGVSFMIDRKEIMENFGIFLKAYRK